The Haloplanus salinarum genome includes a region encoding these proteins:
- a CDS encoding sensor domain-containing protein, producing the protein MTRSQQFDTAAAGGWSLANRLFGVGFRRETYANLAYLLARFPLGIVYFTVLVTGLSLGVGLVPMVVGLPILVGVLALGGCIGVVEAELLSRLRRRDVSVTLADPRELSVTEYPKTVATTPRNYLLVAFGLASFVVGIPLFVAITVVFSIGFTLAATPFVYWIPGVGYDFTGLRGTIGVGWLSVDAGSVVGASINTLPEALAASAVGVVVCLAGLHAVNLGAWLLAGLTERLLTFQSE; encoded by the coding sequence ATGACTCGGAGTCAACAGTTCGATACTGCAGCAGCTGGCGGATGGTCACTCGCGAACCGTCTCTTCGGCGTCGGCTTTCGTCGTGAGACCTACGCGAACCTAGCGTATCTGCTCGCCCGGTTTCCGCTCGGCATCGTATACTTCACGGTCTTGGTAACCGGCCTCAGCCTGGGGGTGGGACTGGTTCCGATGGTCGTCGGACTCCCGATACTGGTCGGTGTTCTCGCGCTCGGCGGCTGCATCGGGGTTGTCGAAGCGGAGCTCTTGAGCCGACTCCGCAGGCGTGACGTGTCCGTCACCCTCGCCGACCCTCGCGAACTGTCGGTGACGGAGTATCCGAAAACCGTCGCAACCACCCCCCGAAACTACCTGCTCGTCGCGTTCGGGTTGGCATCGTTCGTCGTCGGTATTCCGTTGTTCGTTGCCATTACCGTCGTGTTTTCGATTGGGTTCACGCTCGCTGCCACGCCCTTCGTCTACTGGATACCCGGTGTCGGATACGACTTCACAGGCCTCCGTGGCACCATCGGAGTCGGGTGGTTGTCCGTCGACGCCGGGTCTGTGGTCGGAGCCAGCATCAATACGCTTCCGGAGGCGCTGGCCGCGTCAGCGGTCGGTGTCGTCGTCTGTCTCGCAGGCCTGCACGCAGTCAACCTGGGCGCTTGGCTACTCGCCGGACTGACCGAGCGCCTACTCACTTTCCAGTCGGAGTGA
- a CDS encoding PAS domain S-box protein, which translates to MEDDTTPRENDQRGHGWYRTLVEEVNDLATVVDTDGTITYVSPAVTRILGYDPDELIGHEGYEFVHPEDRERNADALETVLSDPSESETVEVRFRHADGSWRWIEATVRNRLDDDVIDGILLSSRDITERKEYELEFQELAEEYEALLNNVEDAIFLINVEEDGDTVRFEFERLSPSYEHQTGITTEEVQGQTPREIFGEEQGTELEANYHRCVNAGEPISYQEELRVGEGARFWQTKLAPVVSDGGITRLVGVTRNVTERVERERQLRQQNERLEEFASVISHDLRNPLNVARGRATLLAEQTESDHLDPLLQALDRMEAIVEDTLTLARQGDTISETESVSLTDLVGKCWATVDTADATIEIVDEMTFQGDPGRLRHVFENLFRNAVEHGGSDVAVRVGSHNETGIYVEDDGPGIPVEQRDEVFEPGQSSAQGGTGFGLTIVKRIVEAHGWELSVLDGTDGGARFEFEMAEQGEFA; encoded by the coding sequence ATGGAAGACGATACGACTCCTCGAGAGAACGACCAACGTGGGCATGGCTGGTATCGGACGCTCGTTGAGGAGGTGAACGATCTCGCGACAGTCGTCGATACCGACGGGACGATAACCTACGTCAGTCCGGCCGTCACACGGATTCTCGGCTACGACCCCGACGAATTGATCGGTCACGAAGGATACGAGTTCGTCCATCCCGAGGATCGAGAACGTAACGCCGACGCGCTGGAGACCGTTCTCTCGGACCCATCCGAATCCGAGACGGTCGAAGTCCGCTTCCGCCACGCCGACGGCTCGTGGCGCTGGATCGAAGCCACGGTGCGGAATCGACTCGACGACGACGTCATCGACGGGATTCTGCTTAGCAGTCGTGATATCACCGAGCGGAAGGAGTACGAGCTCGAATTCCAAGAGCTCGCCGAAGAGTACGAGGCCCTCTTGAACAACGTGGAGGATGCCATCTTTCTCATCAATGTGGAAGAAGACGGGGATACTGTCCGATTCGAATTCGAACGCCTCAGTCCCTCTTACGAGCACCAAACCGGCATTACGACCGAGGAAGTACAAGGTCAGACTCCACGAGAGATATTCGGTGAGGAGCAAGGAACCGAGTTAGAAGCGAACTACCACCGCTGTGTCAACGCTGGCGAACCGATCTCGTATCAAGAGGAACTCCGGGTCGGCGAAGGAGCACGCTTCTGGCAGACGAAACTTGCGCCGGTAGTCTCCGATGGTGGGATAACTCGCCTCGTTGGGGTCACTCGGAACGTGACTGAACGCGTCGAACGGGAGCGACAATTACGCCAGCAAAACGAGCGTCTCGAGGAGTTTGCGAGTGTTATTTCTCACGATTTGCGCAACCCACTCAACGTCGCACGGGGTCGTGCAACGCTCCTCGCAGAGCAAACGGAAAGCGATCATCTCGATCCACTCCTGCAGGCGCTCGACCGGATGGAGGCAATCGTCGAGGACACGTTGACGCTTGCTCGCCAAGGCGACACGATAAGCGAAACGGAGTCGGTCAGTTTGACTGACCTCGTCGGGAAGTGCTGGGCGACAGTAGACACGGCCGACGCAACCATCGAGATCGTCGACGAGATGACCTTCCAAGGCGATCCAGGGCGGTTACGACACGTGTTCGAGAACCTGTTCCGGAACGCCGTTGAACACGGTGGGTCGGACGTAGCCGTCCGTGTCGGATCTCACAATGAAACGGGAATCTACGTCGAAGACGATGGACCAGGAATTCCAGTCGAACAGCGTGACGAAGTGTTCGAACCGGGGCAGTCCTCGGCACAGGGCGGTACTGGTTTCGGGTTGACCATCGTAAAACGAATCGTGGAAGCCCACGGCTGGGAGCTGTCTGTACTCGATGGAACTGATGGTGGGGCACGATTTGAGTTTGAGATGGCTGAACAGGGGGAGTTCGCGTGA